The proteins below come from a single Brevundimonas sp. LM2 genomic window:
- a CDS encoding fumarylacetoacetate hydrolase family protein: MKLASLKHGRDGRLVVVSSDLAWFTDAFLIAPTLQAALDDWARCEPLLRALAESLEHEAVPRGRFHERDAAAPLPRAYQWADGSAYVNHVELVRKERGAEMPATFWTDPLMYQGGSDHFMGARDPIPLADESWGCDLEAEIVVVTGDVPQGVTPEDARGHIRLVGLVNDVSLRNLIPGELAKGFGFVQSKPASALSPVFVTPDALGEAWDGGKLSGALSVQLNGADFGRADASVDMTFDFGVLIAHLARTRDLVAGTVIGSGTVSNKDADGGPGRPVADGGLGYSCIAEVRTVETLATGAPVTPFLRHGDTVRIEMLDGRHHSIFGAIEQVVAPLG, encoded by the coding sequence ATGAAACTCGCCTCGCTCAAGCACGGCCGTGACGGCCGCCTCGTCGTCGTCTCCAGCGATCTCGCCTGGTTCACCGACGCCTTCCTGATCGCCCCGACCCTGCAGGCGGCGCTGGACGACTGGGCGCGCTGCGAGCCCCTGCTGCGCGCCCTGGCCGAAAGCCTGGAGCATGAGGCCGTGCCGCGCGGGCGCTTCCACGAACGCGACGCGGCCGCCCCCCTGCCCCGCGCCTATCAGTGGGCCGATGGTTCGGCCTATGTGAACCACGTCGAACTGGTGCGGAAGGAGCGCGGAGCCGAGATGCCCGCCACCTTCTGGACCGACCCCCTGATGTATCAGGGCGGGTCCGACCATTTCATGGGGGCGCGCGATCCCATCCCCCTGGCCGACGAAAGCTGGGGCTGCGACCTGGAGGCGGAGATCGTCGTCGTGACGGGCGACGTGCCCCAGGGCGTGACGCCCGAAGACGCACGCGGGCACATTCGCCTGGTCGGTCTGGTTAACGACGTCTCGCTGCGCAACCTGATCCCCGGCGAACTGGCCAAGGGGTTCGGCTTCGTCCAGTCCAAGCCCGCCTCGGCCCTGTCCCCCGTCTTCGTCACCCCCGATGCCCTGGGCGAGGCCTGGGACGGCGGCAAGCTGAGCGGAGCCCTGTCGGTCCAGCTGAACGGGGCGGACTTCGGCCGCGCCGACGCCAGCGTCGACATGACCTTCGATTTCGGTGTCCTGATCGCCCACCTGGCCAGGACCCGGGATCTGGTCGCCGGGACGGTCATCGGCTCGGGCACGGTGTCCAACAAGGACGCGGACGGCGGTCCGGGCCGCCCCGTCGCCGACGGCGGCCTGGGCTATTCCTGCATCGCCGAGGTCCGCACGGTCGAGACCCTGGCCACCGGCGCGCCGGTCACGCCCTTCCTGCGCCATGGCGACACGGTCCGGATCGAGATGCTGGACGGCCGCCACCATTCGATCTTCGGGGCCATCGAACAGGTCGTCGCGCCCCTGGGCTGA
- a CDS encoding CcdC protein domain-containing protein, protein MTPQAYGPLIGIGIALIIILFRNQKPRPLRVRYMWIAPVLVALAAGFGLWGMSMAPGVTQTPFGLGAWSILAVGLILGAAAGYQRGRMTTIERAPDGGLLTQASPLGIILIVGLMGSRTLMRPWLEAHATTWHLNALAIQDAFLLFAAAMVITQRVEMYIRARRIQAGLPDDHVAPAPAA, encoded by the coding sequence ATGACGCCGCAGGCATACGGGCCGCTGATCGGCATCGGCATCGCCCTGATCATCATCCTGTTCCGCAACCAGAAGCCGCGCCCCCTGCGCGTGCGGTATATGTGGATCGCGCCGGTGCTGGTCGCCCTGGCGGCCGGCTTCGGCCTGTGGGGCATGTCGATGGCCCCGGGCGTCACGCAGACGCCATTCGGCCTCGGCGCCTGGTCCATCCTGGCCGTCGGCCTGATCCTGGGGGCCGCCGCCGGCTATCAGCGGGGCCGGATGACGACGATCGAACGCGCGCCGGACGGCGGCCTGCTAACCCAGGCCTCGCCCCTGGGGATCATCCTGATCGTGGGCCTGATGGGCAGCCGGACCCTGATGCGGCCCTGGCTGGAGGCCCATGCGACGACCTGGCACCTGAACGCCCTGGCGATCCAGGACGCCTTTCTGCTGTTCGCCGCCGCCATGGTCATCACCCAACGGGTGGAGATGTATATCCGCGCCCGTCGCATCCAGGCCGGCCTGCCCGACGACCACGTCGCGCCGGCGCCGGCGGCCTGA